tttttttaaagtaaagtgAAAAgaactttaaacgcgtttttcgcGAAACCACTTTTTTTCAACTGGTACCCACGATATCTCAAAATCCATTGTTCCGATCTTTCTCAAATTTTACACACATCTTCAGCACATGTGTGGCTATGACTGGAACTAGaatctttttgaaatatggtttttgtgaattttacaacactaaagttgaaaaaaagttGCGAAATTCGATACCTTACTTTCAAAAGCGCACAACTTtcgtaaattttaacattttataaaaattctagttCAAGTAAGAGCCAAACTCTTATATTTTGAGAAtctctttgaattttttgtttcagatCACTACAACGGCCGGAATAATGGACACCGTTTatcacctttttttttaacgggTTAGAAAAACCACATGTACCGCGcttcttaatttatattttaaaattaaaaaattttgaaagatacTTGAAAGGTGTACCAATATGTAGGAAAAATCCCCATCTCAAAAAATTCCGTAGCTTTCCCACAAAAAAATCGCAAAGATAACCTAAAAATCGGGTCTCTAGACTAGAATCCCCTCTTTAAAAAAACGTAATTATCGtcagatatatgtatatacatcatacatcaaatattacattcttcTTTACAAAGGTGGCCATAAAAGTGCTACTTCCGTATGCGCAGATTCCGGCAGCCACTTCTGATAAGCTGATAGTAaaactgaaattaaaatatattccatatttaaatcaaattaatgatataaatgcATGATTGTACAAAGtacgtttgcaaaaaaataacaaaattaattttttttgtgtaaaaaccataaaaaaaataattccatttattccaaaattaattctattatttttcatacagacgagaatattatattatacacaaattaaaaaataatcttacatTTCTTGTCCAAACTCCAAGTATCCAGTAGTTTATCTTTGGACATAATTCCATGCGATAATAGCATTTGTGTCATCGCTTGTGTACGTGGtattaatctgaaaataaaaagattaattgaattaactgaaagaaaaagaatctaatgaataaaaaaaataaagaacaaatacTTGGCCCATGATTTAGTGATGCTGCCAGGTGTCGTCAGTAACGATGGCACGAATCGTTTCAACTTAGGACACACTTGACCCTCCAAGAAAAAATAGGCAAATAATCTAACACCATCCACCGTCAATGGATGTTCTATGTTTATTGGCGGTAGTTCCCATCCGGCTCTTCCAAATGTGCCAGACACGCGACAGATGATTTTTCCGGTTTCagaattatatctataaatgtattgcagtaaaaattgataagaaataaaagtacttataaaaattagaatttttatcaagaaaaataaaaactggtgTTGGGAAAACATAAGATAATTGCTGTAAAAATACCTTGGTGGCGGATCAGCCAATGGTTCGCTGAGGTGACATAACGCAGGTGCAAATTTCGGCAACCATTCAGGTTCTATCGCTGTGACACCGCGCATGTACATCTTATTTGTTTCATACACCTCTTGATAAACCACCCATTCAGGACTAACTTTCCGTAGGGCACACGAAGAATGCATGAACACAGGTTCTTCCATTTCTGGCGTCCTAAAgtgacaattaaaaattcaaatagattttataaaatttttcagaaagcTTTTGGTAtctgtaatttgaaaattaaaatataaactctaatttacaaacaaaaaataaaattttaaggtaaactgtgattaaataaaaatagtttttaatttaaatatgatatataaataaaaatttcagaatagATTTGATTTTGTGTCTTATAAaagtaatcatttttaatttaaaaaaattttgacgtCAAATTTGaattcaaagataaaaattcttaaaaatcaagtttcacgaaaaatagaaaataaaattttaataaaaatataatttttcaaatttgtgtCTACTATATTAGGTCTgccataataaaaattaagctaGAGATTCAAATTTAATGACTCCAAAAACCTATGAATACCGTGTGTGTTTTACGAAATTTCtatagaaaacaaatattctccctttttttaatgaagtatataaaaacttaaacGGTTAATTAACTTAAAAGGTAATTGTAATAACGAATAGTGCGTACCTGTAAGCATACTTCCACTTTGCCTTGTCCTGATCCTCCTTCACCTCGTCAAGTGAAACTTTCTTTGCCACTTGATCTACCATACCCGCGAGAACTATTTGACGCAATAATTTCGCTTCTGTATTAGTTGGTAGCGTcattctgtaaaaattttttgtttattacacAAACAAATCAATCTCaatatataatcaatcaaTATATGATACATACTTTGGGTCAATAGACAAATTTAGGTCcggtatatttaaattaatttcatttgttAGCTGTTGTCTAAGTTTCTTTATCTCGACTACAGCTTTATGTCTCAAGCCATTTTCTTCGCAGAAAGACAACAACTTTCCTTCAGATCCCGCATATTCAGCAGCTGCAATGGCTTTTATCAGAACCATCGGATCACCTGCATAGAAAGAATAgtatcattttcttttacgtatttacataattacgTATCATAAAGATGATcgtatttatcacaaaaagatGATcgtatttatcacaaaaagatgatcaagaaaataatatctcatactaatataatataataatggatgatatataatataataatagtttcaTACGTACCAAGAAGCAAACTATTGCCAGTACCAGCCCAATGACGACGTATTTGCAGCCATTTGTTCTTAGCCGAACCCTCCATGCTAAGCGCTTCTATTAACACTTCTTGAACGCTGAGAGCCGCCACCATGCATATTGTGTATTTCAACAAGTTATGCTGATGCGACAATGCCAGCATTTTGCCGTAACGTGGAGCAACCGGAAACGCGGCGATACTATGCCCAAGAGGCGTTACTTTCGCGCAATACGTTTCTAAACAACAAaccattaatttttgtaaattatctacaaattttacatagaaaaaatactataaagtaACAAAAGATCTGTCtacaaaagtatatatattaagaaatcggttttttaaatcataaataagtcaatttatgataaaaaataaatcgaaaaatcggaacaaaataaagtaaaatccattttgaaaatttgttaattaaaaagttgcgTAAACAAAActtcaatactttttttttaaataatcttgtaaatatgacaaaaatcgctatatttttcttttcccaaatttttaatacaccCTTTTTGAGACTAGATTTCTATTTAGCACATAGAAAATTACAGATAACTATTCCTCTTTCTCGAATAATACACCTGTAGATgttgtcataatttttaacatctcAATTGTGCAaagactttttttaaataaatttaaataattaccttCCTGTTTCTTCGGTGGTTGCTGCAACGCTCCGAGTAACATAAGGCGTTTTTCCGCGGATTTCAGTTGCACAATGTCCGGCGGCGTAGGAAACGGGAAATTCACGACCTTGTCTATATGCATTGCCTTCATTTGCAGTAGTAAATCATCCACTGGTTTCCGTTGTATCTCTGATTGGCCGTATTCCTCGAACTGATTATTATACATAGCTGATGAGAAtaatctacaaaaaaattatatatatatacaaatatacattaaaaacaattaaggATTAACATAAGTATGtaatgcatatataatataattatacattaatgtattatattaatatataattaaagatataaaaacaaCTAAGGATTTATATCTCGAGAGCTTGCGTgcctttttttctatttcgaaataaatatgaagCTAACGccatgcaaaatatattacagtaTGATTGTTAAATACACAAGTGCAAATTCTCACATTCGACAGAGTGTCGTGTGCATCAATGTAGCGCAATTTGACGTGTAATTGAACGCAATACGTCagtttttatcatattgtACCGTGTTCAATAAAATACTTGCTTAACAGTCACGAAATACCTGTAGCAATGACCAGGTTGTGTCCTGCCCGCTCTGCCGGCGCGTTGACTGGCCGCTGCTTTATTTGTGTAGCAAATATGATATGTGCTCACACCAGTTACTTTATCGTACATTCTAGTCTTACAACGACCACTATCTATCACGTATCTAACGTTGGGAATCGTTAGTGAAGTTTCCGCAACATTGGTAGACACCACACACAAGCGACATCCTTCCGGCGGCGCTTCAAATACctagaaaaaaatcattcgTTACTTAATAACAAAATCAATTCGTCTTCTTATTTTTGTCAAGACTCATTAACTTGTAAATGAGTTGCTAATTCTTAGTTATATGCGTATAAACAGTATGTACTGTGTATTTACTCTGGCTTGTTTATGACTAGGCAAAAAAGAGTAGAGGGGCAGAACCCATAACGGCTGAGAGTTCGTCAATCCCTTGAAATCGATCATGTCTTCGTCCTCATCCTCGTCTTCGTCATCCTGTGCATCGATTAAATCTTCATGCGTATCGTCAGTGGGAATTACTGAATAACTAAACACAAATGTTTCCACGTACATTTTTCGGGACAAAGACCAAAATGACTGCATTATAAACGTACGTACTCGTCCAGATTGATATTCGGAAGTACAATCCGTTTCTTTTGCCTCTGCTTGTTGCGGCGTAACGCTTCCTCGGCATCGAAGTCATCATCGGTATCATCCTCTTCACTTTGCGTCTCGTTTGTTACTTCTTTCGAGGGTGACTTGCTTTTTTCCAAGTTGATGGACTTAACTTGTTGTCGAAAAAGTTTATTCTTTCTCAGTGGAAATGCTTTGCGCAATTTACGTACAATCGTGTGCACTTCCTGTTGACCTGTGAcatattcgaaaaatattctcttcagcaaaaatgacaaatataaattaaagactGTCAgacagaattttaaaaatttatgtttacatGAACGAACTAGCGACTATgacgaaaattaaaaagcatCAAGCACTGTTCCATGCACTATGTTTAAATGTGTgataatgtttttcttttgttgAAAAACAGTATCTATTGAAAAAGATCAAAAATCGTGCGTCatactaaataaattaatattcttcaaatatgccgacaatataaatgtaaaactttataatacacaaaaaaaacaatcaacaTTGTTCTAcctgttaaaaatattaatataccgCCTTCTGGTAGACGAGTATGTATCTTTATCGCTTTGCGCAATGCTTCATTGACATAATCCTCGCTTGTACGTCTATTGAAGTGTATCGTTACGGGAAATTGTCGTGTTTGAATCGTGATTACTGGCGGTTTCACCTTAAACAGCCTCACATTTTCTACGAATTCTTCCACACGCAATGTGGCCGAcataattattagttttaaaggATCATTGCGTTTATTACGAAGAGGAACAATTCTCGACAATAGACCTATCAGGATATCAGTGTACACGCTGCGTTCGTGTGCCTCATCCAGTATAATTACAGAATACTTTGTCAATAGAAAATCCTGTGAAACAAatagagaaattata
This DNA window, taken from Linepithema humile isolate Giens D197 chromosome 7, Lhum_UNIL_v1.0, whole genome shotgun sequence, encodes the following:
- the kz gene encoding probable ATP-dependent RNA helicase kurz is translated as MGRKRYNWKSRAVANVEIDNSTTKKIAVDIEHHADNYDNCNALVLPTKKRKTKKIDKKVTTRVLSKKCRKQLEKVIEQKKKKLKRATLLENLAKVQVSPAELQQYVSLTSLQNKGLKRHFRELETPISKLKCKTSEEEESNATEAGVNSIKGSKKKRLAILDNKKQDKDTSNQNVVGFESSDSNSECDIESDNESDNEAPDVINSIVTPDIMTSEMSDEKDLPKNVDERTIPTKSQGFDKPEERVQQQNNNPNIRTPSVFVPLNRKQEIQSVRLKLPVVAEEQIIVETINENPVVIITGETGSGKTTQVPQFLYEAGYAQNKLIGITEPRRVAAMSMSKRVAEEMNLTQKQVSYLIRFEGNVTEETKIKFMTDGVLLKEIQSDFLLTKYSVIILDEAHERSVYTDILIGLLSRIVPLRNKRNDPLKLIIMSATLRVEEFVENVRLFKVKPPVITIQTRQFPVTIHFNRRTSEDYVNEALRKAIKIHTRLPEGGILIFLTGQQEVHTIVRKLRKAFPLRKNKLFRQQVKSINLEKSKSPSKEVTNETQSEEDDTDDDFDAEEALRRNKQRQKKRIVLPNINLDDYSVIPTDDTHEDLIDAQDDEDEDEDEDMIDFKGLTNSQPLWVLPLYSFLPSHKQARVFEAPPEGCRLCVVSTNVAETSLTIPNVRYVIDSGRCKTRMYDKVTGVSTYHICYTNKAAASQRAGRAGRTQPGHCYRLFSSAMYNNQFEEYGQSEIQRKPVDDLLLQMKAMHIDKVVNFPFPTPPDIVQLKSAEKRLMLLGALQQPPKKQEETYCAKVTPLGHSIAAFPVAPRYGKMLALSHQHNLLKYTICMVAALSVQEVLIEALSMEGSAKNKWLQIRRHWAGTGNSLLLGDPMVLIKAIAAAEYAGSEGKLLSFCEENGLRHKAVVEIKKLRQQLTNEINLNIPDLNLSIDPKMTLPTNTEAKLLRQIVLAGMVDQVAKKVSLDEVKEDQDKAKWKYAYRTPEMEEPVFMHSSCALRKVSPEWVVYQEVYETNKMYMRGVTAIEPEWLPKFAPALCHLSEPLADPPPRYNSETGKIICRVSGTFGRAGWELPPINIEHPLTVDGVRLFAYFFLEGQVCPKLKRFVPSLLTTPGSITKSWAKLIPRTQAMTQMLLSHGIMSKDKLLDTWSLDKKFLLSAYQKWLPESAHTEVALLWPPL